The genomic DNA CGCCCACGGAAGCCAGCGTGCTGATTCTGGGCGCAAGCGGCACAGGCAAAGAGCTGGTGGCGCGCGCCTTGCACGATCATAGTTCGCGCGCAGACAAGCCGTTTGTGCCAGTAAACTGTGGCGCTCTTCCGGAAAACATTCTGGAAAGCGAGCTTTTTGGCCATGAAAAAGGCGCATACACCGGCGCGGACAGCGCCCGTCCCGGCCTGTTTGAAGCCGCCCACGGCGGCACGCTTTTTCTGGATGAAATCTCTGAAACCAAGCCCGGCTTCCAGGTGAATCTTCTGCGCGCGGTGCAAGAGCAGCAAATCCGGCGCGTTGGCTCGCATAAGTACACGCAGATAAATGTCAGAATTCTCGCGGCCAGCAATCGCGACCTGACCAAGCTGATGACCGAGGGCCGCTTCCGTGAAGACCTCTACTATCGGCTGAGCGTTGTGGTGATCAATCTCCCCGGACTCGAAGAGCGCCGCGAAGATATTCCGCTGCTAGTGCAACATTTCCTGAAACGTTCCAACAACAAGAGCAAGCGCAATATCACCATCACGGATTCCGCAGTAAAGATGCTGACCAATGCGGCGTGGCCGGGAAATGTCCGTGAACTGGAAAATCTGGTGGAGCGGCTGGCAATTTTCTGCTCGTCCGGTGAAATCGGCGTGGCCGATGTGGAGCGTGAACGGCAAATGGTACGCACCAATGGCCTTCCCGACAAGACTCCACCTTCTTCACTGGAAGACATGGAGCGGCAGCACATTTTGCGCGTGTTGCAGGAGCATGCGGGCAACAAGTCCAAGGCCGCCCGTGCCCTGGGCATTGAACGAAAGACTCTGTACCAGAAGGCACGCCGGCTGGGGATTGATCTGATGGTCGGCTGATTGCAAGGAATTCATTGGGTTCAGCGATGAAGTTTTTCTCCAATTCGAGGCACGCAAAGCCCATCCCGTGGGGCCGTTGGATCAGGCTCAACGCGGTGTTGCTGGCATTGGTGTTCCTTGTGGGCCTGAGCTTTCCCGTTTCCACGCTGAGCCAGAAGCTGAATGACTTTTTCTTTCGCGTGCGGCGTCCGCTGCCGACTTCGACTCAGGTTGCGCTGGTGTTGATTGACGATGCCACACTGGAGCAGCATGGACGCTGGCCGTGGCCGCGCGCAGAACTGGCTAAGCTGATCCGCGCCGTGAGCGCGCAGAACCCAAAAGCCATTGGCGTGGATGTGCTTTTACCTGAGCTTGAGGACGAGCAGAATGATTCCGCGCTGGCCAGCGCCATACAGTCCGCTCCCAACCTTGTGCTGGCGGCTAAAATTTCCACGTCGCCCACCGGCAATTTGTGGATGGATCCGCTTCCCCGCTTTGCGCAGGCCGCTAAAGGCGTAGGGCACGTACAGGCAATCATCGACTTTGACGGCCTCTGCCGCAGCATTCCCGTGCAGGAACCAAGCGCGGACGGAGTGCGGCCAGCGTTTGCGCTCAAGCTGGCTGAACTGGCCAAGCCGGGAGTGCTCCCCAAAAAAATTGTCCTCGACACAAACTTGCCCGGCGTCGAACGCATGGCAACGCTGCCGCCTATGCTTATTGATTATCGTCCGCAGTTTGAGCCGGGAGAGTCGAATCCGCCTTTCGTCGTGGTCTCGGCAGGCGATCTGCTGGCTGGGAAGGCCGCGCCGCAACTGGCGGGCAAAGCTGTATTAATCGGCTTTGGCGGAATCGACATCAGTGACCGACTTATCACTCCCGTCAGCAACCAGCTTCCGATGCCTGGCGTGGAGATCAACGCTAATGTGGCAGACATGGCTTTGAGCGGAAGGATCCTGTCACAGATTGGCAACTTCGGCCAGGTCACGCTTTTAGTCTTGATGAGCGTCGCTTCTCTCTGGGTGGTAG from Terriglobia bacterium includes the following:
- a CDS encoding sigma-54 dependent transcriptional regulator, which translates into the protein MSGSEKNRNFRILVVDDDDSTRSLLSSVLAAEGYECLTANSVASADVILRQEPVQLALLDLYLGTANGLNVLDLIKVLQPQCACVIMTAHTSVETVTKSLGSGAIEYLGKPLLIDDLLTLVRRVQASKRASGEATATVDEGPETSIIGRTPKMLEVYRAIARVAPTEASVLILGASGTGKELVARALHDHSSRADKPFVPVNCGALPENILESELFGHEKGAYTGADSARPGLFEAAHGGTLFLDEISETKPGFQVNLLRAVQEQQIRRVGSHKYTQINVRILAASNRDLTKLMTEGRFREDLYYRLSVVVINLPGLEERREDIPLLVQHFLKRSNNKSKRNITITDSAVKMLTNAAWPGNVRELENLVERLAIFCSSGEIGVADVERERQMVRTNGLPDKTPPSSLEDMERQHILRVLQEHAGNKSKAARALGIERKTLYQKARRLGIDLMVG